From one Marinobacter sp. LV10MA510-1 genomic stretch:
- a CDS encoding antibiotic biosynthesis monooxygenase family protein encodes MIAREWKCRVPECHSAGFTAYLYETGIKDSSSTPGFLGAQIFRHTLAHKVELTLITYWEKLELIKTFSGNDISRARLYPKDEIYELEPDLSVKHYEVIEHQFSVEQWR; translated from the coding sequence ATGATCGCCAGGGAATGGAAGTGTCGGGTACCTGAGTGCCATAGCGCAGGGTTTACTGCTTATCTGTACGAAACCGGCATCAAGGACTCTTCTTCAACACCGGGCTTTCTCGGTGCTCAGATTTTTCGCCACACTCTGGCCCACAAAGTTGAACTTACTCTCATCACATATTGGGAAAAGCTCGAATTAATCAAGACCTTTTCTGGCAACGATATTTCGCGGGCACGCTTGTACCCTAAAGATGAGATTTATGAGCTTGAGCCTGACCTTTCGGTAAAGCATTATGAGGTCATCGAGCATCAGTTTTCGGTAGAACAGTGGCGGTAA
- a CDS encoding cytochrome ubiquinol oxidase subunit I — protein MELDPILLSRIQFAFVVSFHAIFPVFTVGLASYIAVLEGLAFKTGDQSWVRLSSFWTKIFAVVFGMGVVSGIVMSFQFGTNWSNFSQATANFLGPMLTYEVITAFFLEAAFLGVLLFGRNKVPPGVHLFAAIMVATGTFISTFWILSANSWMHTPAGVELRDGIFYVTSWTEAIFNPSFPYRFAHMVLASFLTGGFVVAGVSAWYLLNGREVEANRKALSMCLWLLLIVAPTQAVVGDFHGLNTLEHQPMKVAAMEGHWETGTNVPLLLFAIPDQENQTNHFEIGIPSLASFVLTHDWNGEILGLNEVSAEERPPVAIVFWSFRIMVALGLLMIVFALAGLFLRRGGKFWRTRWFLQGLRVMSITPFIAVLSGWFVTEVGRSPWLVHGMLDYSAAVTPSLTGGMALFTLIGYVVVYSMVFSAGVYYLMRVLFEGLEADYEEPESQTERPKRPLSAAHTTFEIGKTNGQPVNQGGH, from the coding sequence ATGGAACTCGATCCCATCCTGTTGTCGCGAATACAATTCGCATTCGTGGTGTCTTTCCACGCTATTTTCCCAGTGTTTACTGTGGGTCTTGCTTCTTATATTGCCGTGCTGGAAGGCTTGGCCTTTAAAACTGGCGATCAATCTTGGGTTCGCCTGTCTTCGTTCTGGACCAAAATTTTTGCCGTGGTTTTTGGCATGGGCGTGGTATCCGGAATCGTTATGTCGTTTCAGTTTGGTACAAACTGGAGCAACTTTTCCCAAGCGACTGCCAATTTTCTAGGTCCAATGCTGACTTATGAGGTGATAACAGCATTCTTCCTGGAAGCTGCATTTCTGGGCGTTTTGTTGTTTGGCCGTAATAAAGTTCCACCCGGTGTGCATCTGTTTGCCGCCATTATGGTGGCGACCGGAACCTTCATATCGACCTTCTGGATTCTATCGGCCAACAGCTGGATGCACACACCAGCAGGCGTCGAACTGCGTGACGGCATTTTTTACGTGACATCTTGGACCGAAGCGATTTTCAATCCTTCCTTCCCCTACCGCTTTGCCCACATGGTGCTGGCATCGTTCCTTACGGGTGGCTTTGTTGTCGCCGGAGTAAGTGCCTGGTATCTGCTCAACGGCCGCGAAGTAGAGGCCAACCGGAAAGCGCTGTCTATGTGTCTGTGGCTGCTGTTGATTGTGGCGCCGACGCAAGCAGTGGTTGGTGATTTTCACGGTTTGAACACACTTGAGCACCAGCCAATGAAAGTGGCTGCAATGGAAGGTCATTGGGAAACCGGGACTAACGTGCCTCTGCTGCTGTTCGCTATTCCAGATCAGGAAAACCAGACCAACCATTTTGAAATTGGTATCCCCAGCCTGGCCTCCTTCGTGCTCACCCATGATTGGAATGGTGAGATTTTGGGCCTGAATGAAGTCTCGGCTGAAGAGCGGCCACCGGTTGCGATCGTGTTTTGGTCGTTCCGCATAATGGTCGCCCTTGGTTTGCTGATGATTGTGTTCGCGCTGGCCGGCTTGTTCCTGCGCCGTGGTGGCAAATTCTGGCGCACAAGATGGTTTCTGCAGGGTCTGCGCGTTATGAGTATTACGCCGTTTATTGCGGTATTGTCGGGCTGGTTTGTGACCGAAGTCGGGCGCTCGCCCTGGCTGGTTCACGGCATGCTCGATTACTCAGCGGCCGTTACACCCTCACTCACCGGCGGTATGGCTCTGTTCACCCTGATTGGTTACGTGGTGGTGTATTCGATGGTGTTCTCCGCTGGAGTTTACTATTTGATGCGGGTTTTGTTTGAAGGTCTTGAGGCTGATTATGAAGAGCCCGAGTCACAAACCGAGCGGCCGAAGCGCCCCCTGTCTGCGGCACACACCACATTTGAAATTGGCAAAACCAATGGGCAGCCAGTGAACCAAGGAGGGCACTGA
- a CDS encoding glutathione S-transferase family protein has product MELVIGNKNYSSWSLRPWLFFSVHGLAFKEVRISLNQDDTRATIAQHTDAGKVPLLKDGDLTIWDSLAICEYISEQYLDGGGWPSSVRARAEARSCSAEMHSGFPAIRGQLPMNCRAIGRKVPLNATLERELARIDQIWSQYREIYSSVGPWLFGEFSIADCMFAPVASRFKTYGINVSTVSAEYMRFILDHEQMGEWVKQAHAEPETIDVDEAGI; this is encoded by the coding sequence GTGGAACTCGTCATAGGGAATAAGAATTACTCGTCATGGTCGTTAAGGCCATGGCTGTTTTTTTCGGTTCACGGTCTGGCTTTTAAGGAAGTGCGGATTTCACTGAACCAGGACGATACTCGCGCCACTATCGCCCAGCATACTGATGCAGGGAAAGTTCCTTTGCTTAAAGACGGTGATCTGACCATCTGGGATTCGCTGGCAATTTGCGAGTACATTTCAGAGCAGTATCTGGATGGCGGCGGATGGCCGAGTTCCGTTCGTGCACGAGCAGAGGCAAGATCCTGCAGTGCTGAAATGCACTCTGGCTTTCCAGCGATTCGAGGCCAATTGCCAATGAATTGCCGCGCGATCGGGCGCAAAGTCCCTCTCAATGCGACTCTTGAACGGGAGTTAGCTCGGATAGATCAAATCTGGTCACAGTACCGAGAAATCTATTCGAGTGTTGGTCCGTGGTTGTTCGGTGAGTTCTCTATTGCGGATTGCATGTTCGCTCCGGTTGCGTCGCGATTTAAAACCTATGGGATCAACGTCTCGACTGTATCTGCAGAATACATGCGCTTCATTCTCGACCATGAACAAATGGGCGAGTGGGTGAAGCAAGCTCACGCTGAGCCTGAAACCATAGACGTGGACGAGGCAGGAATATAA
- a CDS encoding type II toxin-antitoxin system YoeB family toxin: MKLIFSENAWENYLYWQKTDKKVLSRINEEDHMVYKVTDDALLIVQLRYHY; the protein is encoded by the coding sequence ATGAAGCTCATCTTCTCCGAGAATGCCTGGGAAAACTATCTGTACTGGCAAAAAACCGACAAAAAGGTGCTTAGCCGAATAAATGAAGAAGATCACATGGTCTACAAGGTCACGGATGACGCCCTACTTATCGTTCAGCTCCGGTATCATTACTGA
- a CDS encoding lysophospholipid acyltransferase family protein: MGWVIVRQWPGQSKRQLHKAALYARNGGLILISAEGKRSIDGELMPYKKGAAVLPIKSQALIHPLYISGARHCLPVGEWRIRPGTVVLHYLEPIPTKGLTYDDRNSLLEKLRAVAEVEHAQCKQAN; the protein is encoded by the coding sequence ATGGGCTGGGTCATTGTTCGGCAATGGCCCGGACAATCTAAGAGGCAACTGCACAAGGCTGCGCTTTACGCAAGAAATGGTGGTTTAATTCTGATATCGGCAGAGGGAAAGCGGAGTATTGATGGAGAACTGATGCCTTATAAAAAAGGTGCTGCGGTTCTGCCCATTAAGTCTCAGGCTCTTATTCATCCTTTGTACATTTCTGGTGCTAGGCATTGCCTTCCGGTAGGTGAATGGAGAATTCGGCCCGGAACAGTTGTACTTCATTACTTAGAGCCAATTCCAACGAAAGGCCTCACCTATGATGATCGAAATTCTTTGCTAGAGAAACTTCGAGCGGTAGCAGAGGTTGAACATGCTCAATGTAAACAAGCCAATTGA
- a CDS encoding DHCW motif cupin fold protein — MNITDLPFGVTDWSDVEKTEHSGEHGSAYWRTRNFGDIRVRMVEYSPGYLADHWCAKGHILLCLEGELHTELEDGRRFVLSPGSSYQVADNAELHRSSTEQGAKLFVVD; from the coding sequence TTGAACATCACGGATTTACCTTTTGGAGTCACTGACTGGTCTGACGTTGAGAAGACCGAGCACTCGGGAGAGCACGGTTCGGCTTACTGGAGAACCCGAAATTTTGGCGATATCCGAGTGCGTATGGTCGAGTATAGTCCAGGCTATTTGGCCGATCATTGGTGTGCGAAGGGGCACATACTTCTCTGTCTAGAAGGGGAACTTCATACCGAACTGGAGGACGGTCGCCGTTTTGTACTCAGCCCTGGTTCGAGCTATCAGGTCGCAGACAATGCAGAGCTTCACCGTTCATCGACAGAGCAGGGGGCCAAGCTGTTCGTTGTCGACTAA
- the cydB gene encoding cytochrome d ubiquinol oxidase subunit II, which translates to MELFDLTLIWAFIIGFGVIMYVLMDGFDLGVGILFPFAPSEQDRDTMMNSVAPVWDGNETWLVLGGAGLLAAFPLVYSILLPALYIGVFLMLAGLIFRGVAFEFRFKAQSSRYLWNWAFAGGSTLAAFAQGVVVGSYIQGYETANRVYVGGAMDWLTPFTIMTGLGLIAGYALLGSTWLIMKTEGRLQEWAYKITLPLLTAVLVVFGIIGVWTPFVDDMVRNRWFDNLSVIWVLPVLTLLFAFQIFRSVRNRLEGMPFVATMGLFITTYFGLIVSRWPYLVPPDYTLWDAASAYNSQLFLLIGLLIVIPFVLVYTAWTYWVFRGKVRAGEGYH; encoded by the coding sequence ATGGAACTATTTGATCTGACATTAATCTGGGCGTTTATTATTGGTTTTGGCGTAATCATGTATGTATTGATGGATGGCTTCGATCTGGGCGTGGGGATCTTGTTCCCCTTCGCGCCCTCGGAGCAGGATCGCGACACTATGATGAATTCGGTGGCGCCTGTTTGGGACGGTAACGAAACCTGGCTGGTGCTTGGCGGTGCCGGGCTGCTTGCGGCATTTCCTCTGGTGTACTCCATATTGTTGCCTGCTCTGTACATTGGGGTGTTCCTGATGCTGGCCGGGCTTATTTTTCGAGGCGTTGCGTTCGAATTCCGTTTTAAGGCGCAGAGCTCGCGCTATTTGTGGAATTGGGCGTTTGCCGGCGGCTCTACCCTGGCAGCGTTTGCGCAGGGTGTGGTGGTAGGGAGTTACATTCAAGGCTATGAAACCGCCAATCGAGTTTACGTCGGTGGCGCGATGGACTGGTTAACTCCGTTCACCATTATGACTGGCCTTGGCTTGATTGCCGGATATGCACTCCTGGGTTCCACTTGGCTGATCATGAAAACCGAAGGCCGGCTGCAAGAATGGGCATACAAGATCACCTTGCCTCTTCTTACGGCGGTTTTAGTTGTTTTTGGAATAATAGGTGTGTGGACACCGTTCGTGGATGACATGGTGCGTAACCGCTGGTTCGACAACTTAAGCGTGATTTGGGTGCTGCCGGTTCTGACCTTGCTGTTTGCGTTTCAGATTTTCCGCTCTGTGCGCAACCGGCTTGAAGGCATGCCGTTCGTGGCCACCATGGGACTGTTCATCACGACGTATTTTGGGCTAATCGTGAGCCGCTGGCCCTACCTGGTGCCGCCCGACTACACCCTGTGGGATGCCGCGTCGGCGTACAATTCACAGCTATTCCTGCTGATAGGTCTACTGATCGTTATTCCCTTTGTGCTGGTGTACACCGCCTGGACCTACTGGGTATTCCGCGGCAAAGTGCGCGCCGGCGAGGGATACCACTAA
- a CDS encoding LysR family transcriptional regulator produces MQKKTGKPSKQSSTVTQKTRSLLAWNDFEIILAIVNAGSLSGASRALGVSHATIFRRLGDIEQRLGVTLFERSRTGYRPTLAGEELADTARIMDEAALAAERKVAGRDLEPSGEIWTTTTDSLLMGLLAPLFTQFRHKYPGIVLDVAISNELFNLTRREADVAIRPSNSPPENLIGRPLTTIGQAVYGHRSFGLTPGASVEALVSQPWIGAGPRLKDSALDQWMDNNELKAACVYRVDTLVSILSAIRSGMGLAVLPCYLADEDPDIIQLTNPIPELEYGLWFLMHPDLRGVVRIHALMDFLTEAVRAQKQRLAGPLLR; encoded by the coding sequence TTGCAAAAAAAAACAGGGAAGCCGAGTAAACAGTCCTCTACCGTTACCCAGAAAACACGGAGTCTTCTGGCATGGAATGACTTTGAAATCATCCTTGCAATCGTAAACGCAGGCTCTCTATCTGGCGCCTCACGCGCCCTGGGTGTAAGTCACGCGACTATTTTCCGGCGGTTGGGAGATATTGAACAGCGCTTGGGCGTTACGCTCTTTGAGAGAAGTCGTACCGGTTACCGGCCAACTCTTGCAGGGGAAGAACTCGCCGACACGGCCAGAATTATGGATGAGGCCGCCTTGGCAGCCGAACGTAAAGTCGCCGGTCGGGACCTGGAGCCCAGTGGAGAAATCTGGACGACCACAACGGACTCCCTGTTGATGGGATTGCTGGCGCCTCTGTTCACGCAATTCCGGCATAAATATCCAGGCATCGTGTTGGATGTTGCCATCTCCAACGAGCTGTTCAACCTGACACGCAGGGAAGCGGACGTCGCCATTCGCCCGTCCAACAGTCCCCCTGAAAATCTGATCGGCCGACCGCTGACCACCATTGGCCAGGCCGTCTACGGACACCGAAGCTTTGGTCTGACACCGGGGGCTTCCGTCGAGGCGCTTGTCAGCCAACCTTGGATTGGTGCGGGGCCAAGACTAAAGGATTCAGCATTGGATCAGTGGATGGACAATAACGAGCTGAAGGCAGCCTGTGTCTACCGTGTTGATACTCTGGTCAGCATACTCAGCGCTATTCGCTCTGGCATGGGGCTGGCCGTTCTGCCCTGTTATCTGGCGGACGAAGACCCGGACATTATCCAGCTTACAAATCCCATCCCCGAGCTGGAATACGGCTTGTGGTTTCTGATGCACCCGGACCTGCGAGGCGTCGTGAGGATTCATGCCTTGATGGACTTTCTGACGGAAGCTGTCCGGGCACAGAAACAGCGCCTGGCCGGGCCATTATTACGCTAG
- a CDS encoding MAPEG family protein, with the protein MEIIYPMFALVVLTFFIGFSTGISRLISAKKGLVDRRYFKLFSGYTPPDNIVKLGRNFSNLLEVPILFYAVGIILLTLDINNKIMLGFAWAFVAFRIIHSVIHVTYNNPIHRFLAFLLSSSIVLVMWVQLVIIIS; encoded by the coding sequence ATGGAAATTATTTACCCAATGTTTGCACTTGTAGTTCTTACATTTTTTATTGGATTTAGTACGGGAATATCTCGCTTAATTAGTGCGAAAAAAGGATTAGTGGATCGCAGGTATTTTAAGTTATTCTCTGGATATACTCCACCCGATAACATAGTTAAACTAGGTCGTAATTTTTCAAATTTACTTGAAGTTCCAATTTTGTTTTATGCGGTTGGTATTATCCTGCTAACTTTAGATATTAACAACAAAATAATGCTAGGTTTTGCTTGGGCTTTTGTTGCCTTTCGTATAATTCACTCAGTTATTCATGTTACATATAACAATCCAATTCATAGGTTTTTGGCATTTTTGTTATCAAGTAGCATTGTACTAGTCATGTGGGTGCAGTTGGTGATAATTATCAGCTAA
- a CDS encoding class I SAM-dependent methyltransferase, which produces MGFYQEKILPHLVAKVCASDDLMALRQSLVPRAKGIVLEVGMGSGINLSLYQPSAVARVYGLEPSAGMRHKAIENANRSPVPLEWLDLPGEEIPLADNSIDTVVLTFTLCSIAGWEKALIQMKRVLRADGKLLFLEHGESPDAKVQRWQHRITPAWKRIGGGCHLNRPIADLIRSADFDIVELDTFYLENAPRIAGYIYRGVAVHSKQIF; this is translated from the coding sequence ATGGGATTTTACCAAGAAAAAATACTGCCGCACCTGGTTGCCAAAGTGTGCGCCAGTGACGACCTGATGGCGTTGCGCCAGAGCCTGGTGCCCAGGGCAAAAGGGATTGTGCTGGAAGTGGGAATGGGTTCGGGCATCAACCTCTCGCTTTACCAACCCAGCGCAGTTGCGCGCGTATACGGCCTGGAGCCGTCGGCCGGTATGCGTCACAAAGCCATCGAAAATGCCAACCGATCACCAGTGCCCCTAGAGTGGCTGGATTTGCCAGGCGAGGAAATTCCGCTGGCAGACAACAGCATAGACACAGTGGTGCTCACCTTTACACTGTGCAGCATAGCCGGCTGGGAAAAAGCACTGATCCAAATGAAAAGAGTATTGCGAGCTGATGGCAAATTGTTGTTTCTGGAGCACGGCGAATCACCGGATGCCAAGGTTCAGCGCTGGCAACACCGAATAACACCGGCCTGGAAGCGCATTGGTGGCGGCTGCCACCTGAACCGACCCATTGCCGACCTGATCCGCAGCGCAGACTTCGATATCGTTGAGCTAGACACCTTCTATCTGGAAAATGCGCCGCGCATTGCCGGCTACATTTATCGGGGTGTTGCGGTGCACTCAAAGCAGATCTTTTAA
- a CDS encoding threonine aldolase family protein, which produces MVSQFEQFASDNYSGICPQAWAAMAEANRADEPAYGEDVWTQRASDGLRTLFDTDCDVYFVFNGTAANSLALASIGQSFHSVICHEMAHIETDECGGPEYASNGAKLLLGHGPDGKLTPASIEQLVTKRSDIHFPKPKALSLTQATELGTVYTPGELRAIRAVADRHKLSIHMDGARFANAVAALEVHPSEITWKVGVDVLCFSGTKNGLALGEAVVFFNRQLAEDFEWRCKQAGQLASKMRFISAPWCGLLAGNVWLDNARHANACAKRLADGLAGLPGVELRYPRQVNGVFVALPELVQTALRAKGWRFYNFIGGCSRLVCSWSTTEAQVDKFLADLRALVL; this is translated from the coding sequence ATTGTGTCTCAGTTTGAGCAGTTTGCCAGCGACAATTACAGTGGTATTTGCCCGCAGGCCTGGGCCGCGATGGCCGAGGCCAACCGGGCGGACGAGCCAGCCTATGGTGAGGACGTCTGGACTCAGCGGGCCTCTGATGGCCTGCGCACGCTTTTTGATACTGACTGCGATGTTTACTTTGTCTTTAACGGCACCGCCGCCAATTCGCTGGCGCTGGCCTCTATCGGTCAGTCGTTCCACAGTGTGATCTGCCATGAGATGGCGCACATCGAGACCGACGAGTGCGGTGGGCCGGAGTATGCGTCCAATGGTGCCAAGTTATTGCTGGGGCATGGGCCCGACGGCAAGCTGACGCCAGCAAGTATCGAGCAGCTGGTGACCAAGCGCAGTGACATTCACTTTCCCAAACCCAAAGCCCTGAGCCTCACCCAGGCGACGGAGCTGGGTACCGTTTACACGCCCGGGGAGCTTCGTGCCATTCGGGCCGTGGCCGATCGCCATAAACTCAGTATTCATATGGATGGCGCCCGCTTTGCCAATGCGGTGGCGGCGCTGGAGGTACATCCTTCGGAGATTACCTGGAAGGTGGGCGTCGATGTGCTGTGTTTCTCCGGCACCAAGAACGGCCTGGCGCTGGGTGAAGCGGTTGTGTTTTTCAACCGGCAACTGGCGGAAGATTTCGAGTGGCGATGCAAGCAGGCCGGACAGCTGGCTTCGAAAATGCGCTTTATCTCCGCGCCTTGGTGCGGTTTGCTGGCGGGCAATGTCTGGCTGGACAACGCCCGCCATGCCAATGCCTGTGCAAAAAGACTAGCCGATGGGCTGGCGGGGCTGCCGGGAGTTGAGCTGCGCTACCCGCGCCAAGTGAACGGTGTGTTCGTGGCGTTGCCGGAATTGGTCCAGACTGCGCTCCGCGCCAAGGGTTGGCGGTTCTATAATTTTATTGGTGGCTGCTCCCGTCTGGTGTGCTCCTGGTCCACCACCGAGGCCCAGGTGGACAAGTTCCTGGCGGACTTGCGCGCACTGGTGTTATAA